The following proteins come from a genomic window of Candidatus Zixiibacteriota bacterium:
- a CDS encoding His/Gly/Thr/Pro-type tRNA ligase C-terminal domain-containing protein: PAIGFAAGIERLFLVLEMQKKFPPEDERLDIFIAPLGEKEKSLGLKLLKDLREKGLRCDLDFLGRSLKSQLKEADRQKAKKVLIIGEDELKKGKGTLRDMETKEQKEIEFEKLVQELIRA; this comes from the coding sequence ACCTGCAATCGGTTTTGCTGCAGGAATAGAGAGGCTCTTTTTGGTTTTGGAGATGCAAAAGAAGTTTCCGCCTGAGGATGAAAGGCTGGATATATTCATCGCTCCGTTAGGGGAGAAAGAAAAAAGTCTGGGGTTAAAACTTCTCAAAGACCTGAGAGAAAAAGGTCTGAGATGTGATCTTGATTTTCTGGGAAGAAGTTTGAAATCGCAACTGAAGGAAGCTGACAGGCAGAAAGCAAAAAAAGTTCTGATTATCGGAGAAGATGAGTTGAAAAAAGGAAAAGGAACTCTTCGGGACATGGAGACTAAAGAACAAAAAGAGATTGAGTTTGAGAAATTGGTGCAGGAGTTAATTCGAGCTTAA